The following proteins are encoded in a genomic region of Microbulbifer sp. MKSA007:
- a CDS encoding 2-oxoacid:ferredoxin oxidoreductase subunit beta has protein sequence MTDLKPKDFASSLDVRWCPGCGDYAVLKSLHKMLADTGAKLEDTLCVSGIGCSSRLPYYMATYGFHTIHGRAPAIASGAKLANPELDVWVFTGDGDGLSIGGNHLLHALRRNLDMQIVLFNNQIYGLTKGQYSPTSQKGVRTPSSPGGTVEMPLNPARFAIGAGSKFIARSIDTQAKVLGPILEAARTFDGTAFVEVLQNCVIFNDGVFDHLKDKKQGPDHTIVVEHGQPMVFGANKDKGIRAKAGGFGLEVVSLEEGGCTEADLLVHDETNHALAVALAELGEKDGEPTVLGILFREPATEFGAASRVGLPEKPLSTSEKLTRLSATLRAAETWDVGEDAA, from the coding sequence ATGACTGATCTGAAACCAAAAGATTTCGCCAGCTCCCTTGATGTTCGCTGGTGCCCCGGCTGCGGTGACTACGCTGTTTTGAAAAGCCTGCACAAGATGCTGGCAGATACAGGCGCAAAGCTGGAAGACACGCTGTGTGTCTCCGGCATCGGCTGCTCCTCCCGCTTGCCATACTACATGGCAACCTATGGCTTCCATACAATCCATGGCCGCGCACCTGCCATCGCTTCAGGTGCCAAGCTGGCCAATCCGGAGCTGGATGTTTGGGTGTTCACTGGTGATGGTGACGGCCTATCCATCGGCGGCAACCATCTGCTCCATGCTCTGCGCCGTAATCTGGATATGCAGATCGTTCTGTTCAACAACCAGATCTACGGCCTGACCAAGGGCCAGTATTCGCCAACCTCGCAGAAGGGCGTTCGCACGCCGAGTTCTCCGGGTGGCACGGTGGAAATGCCGCTCAATCCGGCCCGTTTTGCCATTGGCGCTGGCTCCAAGTTCATCGCGCGCAGCATTGATACGCAGGCCAAAGTGCTTGGCCCTATTCTGGAGGCTGCCCGCACCTTTGATGGCACCGCGTTTGTGGAAGTGCTGCAAAACTGCGTGATCTTCAACGACGGCGTGTTTGATCACCTGAAGGACAAGAAGCAGGGGCCAGACCACACCATCGTGGTGGAGCATGGTCAGCCTATGGTGTTTGGCGCGAACAAGGACAAAGGCATCCGCGCAAAAGCAGGCGGCTTTGGATTGGAAGTCGTTTCACTGGAAGAGGGCGGCTGCACGGAAGCCGACTTGCTGGTGCATGATGAGACCAACCACGCACTGGCCGTTGCTCTGGCAGAACTGGGCGAGAAAGACGGTGAACCAACCGTTCTTGGCATCCTGTTCCGCGAGCCTGCCACCGAATTTGGCGCAGCCAGCCGCGTTGGCCTGCCAGAAAAACCACTGAGCACGAGTGAGAAACTCACCCGCCTCTCCGCAACCCTGCGCGCTGCCGAAACGTGGGATGTGGGAGAGGACGCGGCTTAA
- a CDS encoding MFS transporter: MKHSDTAVWRMTIVMAASGFAITIMKLALPALTGAFGHSTAAIGLVAGSIAVSWPLFGLLVGWGLDRYGRAPAFRAGLIIAAIVAVTFLIKADAGKHLLLLCTLGVLIGVSEVLTETSSQTILPDLIGQEHLHKGNSMLQGAKTISATLGAPLVLALLLDYSVQGIFLLAFIGVILSFLVLPRPKRFMPSTQKGFRGFFDGAKLLWKRRDLRAFTVLVTLMATSWGAWFTLIVPFALQPEQLDLGASGVGYLVTAVGCGSLLGAFGYQRIRSKLGDTGTRAIDVITTLLFVLVPALGLGLTSVLLSAVLAGIGGVTWMISIAAYQQQTISGEALGRTVAAYRWMGWSGFFAGASLSGLCAEMLGLQSAFLLFALPTVAAVIIFWRTAPDHAQPRATQTAADTA; the protein is encoded by the coding sequence ATGAAACACTCCGATACTGCAGTCTGGCGGATGACCATTGTGATGGCTGCCTCTGGCTTCGCAATCACCATCATGAAACTGGCACTTCCGGCACTCACAGGTGCGTTTGGTCACTCCACCGCTGCTATCGGGTTGGTCGCAGGTTCCATTGCCGTTTCCTGGCCTTTGTTTGGTCTGCTCGTGGGATGGGGGTTGGATCGCTATGGCCGTGCTCCGGCCTTCAGGGCAGGGTTGATCATAGCGGCGATCGTTGCGGTTACATTCTTGATCAAGGCAGATGCCGGAAAGCACCTGCTGCTGCTTTGCACGCTTGGCGTATTGATCGGTGTGAGTGAAGTGCTGACTGAGACATCCAGTCAGACAATTTTGCCAGACCTTATCGGGCAAGAGCATCTGCACAAAGGTAACAGTATGTTGCAGGGGGCTAAGACCATCTCAGCTACACTTGGGGCACCTTTGGTTCTTGCACTGTTACTGGACTATTCCGTGCAAGGCATATTCCTCCTCGCTTTCATCGGTGTGATCCTGAGTTTTCTGGTTTTGCCCAGGCCCAAGCGTTTTATGCCTTCTACTCAGAAAGGGTTTCGCGGGTTCTTTGACGGGGCGAAACTGCTTTGGAAGCGGAGGGATTTACGGGCGTTTACAGTCCTTGTCACTTTAATGGCCACCTCATGGGGAGCATGGTTCACGCTCATTGTGCCGTTTGCTTTGCAACCTGAGCAACTGGATCTCGGCGCTTCCGGTGTGGGCTACCTTGTCACGGCTGTTGGGTGTGGGTCTCTTCTCGGGGCATTCGGCTATCAAAGGATCAGGAGTAAGCTGGGCGACACCGGGACACGCGCAATCGATGTGATAACCACACTGCTCTTTGTATTGGTGCCGGCGCTTGGTCTGGGCCTGACTTCTGTTTTGCTCTCCGCTGTGCTGGCGGGGATAGGTGGAGTAACATGGATGATCTCCATTGCCGCTTATCAGCAGCAAACCATCTCTGGCGAGGCACTTGGCCGAACGGTTGCTGCCTATCGTTGGATGGGGTGGTCTGGCTTTTTTGCAGGAGCCAGCCTCAGCGGGCTTTGTGCCGAAATGCTTGGTCTACAATCTGCCTTCCTGCTGTTCGCACTTCCCACTGTTGCTGCCGTCATCATCTTCTGGCGCACTGCCCCAGATCATGCACAACCAAGAGCTACACAAACGGCCGCTGATACGGCGTAA
- a CDS encoding CGNR zinc finger domain-containing protein, producing the protein MKIPLTLTSLDDASAFAIDLANTWDPMGKPVDVLAQADSADHFFKAYVKSEAEFDVLGEAMIPHRDLLRAAFLAVASDAPDKAEIWQALEHALEVSWTIGVDHRGKPAVEFASEVPIQQRLTAWSALGFFALLSGAPERIRVCQAAPCEEVFHDITKSGRQRFCSKRCGTRYNVARHRDRQKNSEID; encoded by the coding sequence GTGAAAATACCGCTTACATTGACATCGCTCGATGACGCGAGCGCATTTGCGATTGATCTTGCAAACACATGGGACCCGATGGGCAAGCCTGTGGATGTGTTGGCACAGGCAGATTCTGCCGATCATTTCTTCAAGGCATACGTGAAAAGTGAAGCTGAGTTCGATGTGTTGGGAGAGGCCATGATTCCTCATCGGGATCTGTTACGTGCTGCTTTTCTGGCCGTGGCATCGGACGCGCCGGATAAAGCTGAAATCTGGCAGGCTCTGGAACATGCCCTTGAAGTTTCGTGGACAATCGGCGTCGACCATCGAGGAAAACCGGCAGTTGAGTTTGCAAGTGAGGTGCCAATTCAGCAGCGTTTGACAGCATGGAGTGCGCTTGGATTTTTCGCTCTGCTTTCTGGCGCGCCGGAACGGATCAGGGTATGTCAGGCAGCGCCCTGTGAGGAGGTGTTTCACGACATCACCAAGTCAGGTCGCCAGCGGTTTTGCTCCAAACGTTGTGGCACCCGTTACAATGTGGCCCGCCATCGTGACCGTCAGAAGAATAGCGAGATAGATTGA
- a CDS encoding class I SAM-dependent methyltransferase, which produces MSYEDHYETLLAEHYTWMFRMPFDEKVAEQRALLERAGLSQGQTAVDLGAGSGFQSMALVQMGFEHVTAVDTSPHLLKELQQRDHGDRITCLREDIRNVSAIISRPVDAALCMGDTLTHLGSLKEVEDLIADLASVLKPGGKLVFSWRDLSNVPTGVDRFIPVNSDEDRIMMCFLEDQEQHVMVHDLIHVRTNDGWQLKRSAYPKIKLSADDVRRAFAAHGLELVSEFVERGMIVMTAQKAL; this is translated from the coding sequence ATGAGCTACGAAGATCACTATGAGACCCTGTTGGCTGAACATTACACATGGATGTTCCGCATGCCTTTTGATGAAAAGGTTGCTGAGCAACGGGCGCTGCTGGAACGGGCTGGTCTCAGCCAAGGCCAAACCGCGGTTGATCTTGGTGCTGGCTCTGGCTTCCAATCCATGGCGCTGGTGCAAATGGGGTTTGAGCACGTGACTGCCGTTGATACCTCACCTCACCTGCTAAAGGAGCTGCAACAGCGGGACCATGGGGACCGGATCACCTGTCTGCGCGAAGATATCCGCAATGTCTCAGCGATCATCTCAAGGCCGGTCGATGCTGCGCTTTGTATGGGGGACACGCTCACCCACCTGGGTAGTCTGAAGGAAGTGGAAGATCTGATAGCTGATCTAGCTAGTGTTCTGAAACCCGGTGGCAAACTGGTGTTTTCCTGGCGTGATCTGAGTAATGTGCCGACCGGTGTAGATCGGTTCATTCCGGTGAACAGTGATGAAGACCGTATCATGATGTGTTTTCTGGAAGATCAGGAGCAGCACGTGATGGTGCATGATCTCATTCATGTGCGCACCAACGACGGCTGGCAGCTGAAGCGCAGTGCCTATCCGAAGATCAAGCTCTCTGCTGATGATGTGCGGAGAGCCTTCGCGGCACACGGGCTTGAGTTGGTCAGCGAGTTTGTGGAACGAGGCATGATCGTGATGACGGCGCAAAAAGCGCTGTAA
- a CDS encoding VOC family protein, with translation MEKVTGIGGVFFRSKDPAAIAQWYEQHLGINLAPTNMEMTPWVSNEGVTVFSPFAEDTDYFPPQNNFMLNFRVADLDKMLNQLREASIEVSQEQAMDGIGRFARIHDPEGNPIELWEPVA, from the coding sequence ATGGAAAAAGTGACGGGCATCGGCGGGGTCTTCTTCAGGTCGAAAGATCCTGCAGCCATTGCTCAGTGGTACGAGCAGCATCTGGGTATCAATCTGGCGCCGACAAATATGGAAATGACGCCATGGGTCTCTAATGAGGGCGTCACCGTGTTTTCACCCTTCGCTGAGGACACGGATTATTTCCCGCCACAGAACAACTTCATGCTTAACTTTCGCGTGGCTGATCTGGATAAGATGCTCAACCAGCTTCGCGAGGCCTCCATCGAGGTCTCTCAGGAGCAAGCCATGGACGGTATTGGCCGCTTTGCCAGAATTCATGATCCGGAAGGCAATCCCATTGAACTTTGGGAACCTGTCGCTTAA
- a CDS encoding glutathione S-transferase family protein, producing the protein MLKIISYKICPFVQRVTAMLEAKQMLYQIDYISLKDKPDWFLEISPNGQVPVLITKNGTALFESDAIVEYIDEIAPPLHPALSPEQKAIERAWSYQAAKNYLVQCSTMRSHDRATLEERAEKLEALFAKAEKQISGEGFFFGPQPGNVDMAWLPLLHRADIIQRHAGYDFVKNFPSVKAWQKRLLATGLAEKSVSEDFEELFVNFYLSDQTYLGSGKCCDSPKEDVCKTGACC; encoded by the coding sequence ATGCTCAAGATCATCAGCTATAAAATCTGCCCGTTTGTCCAGCGCGTGACTGCCATGCTGGAAGCTAAGCAGATGCTCTATCAGATCGACTACATCAGCCTGAAAGACAAGCCCGACTGGTTCCTGGAAATCTCTCCTAACGGACAAGTGCCAGTACTGATCACCAAGAACGGTACTGCCCTCTTTGAGTCTGATGCCATTGTCGAATACATCGACGAGATCGCACCGCCTTTGCATCCAGCGCTTTCACCGGAGCAGAAGGCCATTGAGCGGGCGTGGAGCTATCAAGCCGCCAAGAACTATCTGGTTCAGTGCAGCACCATGCGCAGCCATGACAGGGCAACACTGGAAGAGCGCGCCGAAAAGCTGGAGGCCCTGTTTGCCAAAGCCGAAAAGCAGATCTCGGGGGAGGGGTTCTTCTTCGGCCCTCAGCCCGGCAACGTGGATATGGCATGGTTGCCGCTGCTTCACCGGGCGGACATTATCCAGCGCCATGCGGGTTATGATTTCGTGAAGAACTTCCCCTCTGTGAAAGCTTGGCAAAAACGACTGCTGGCGACAGGTCTGGCAGAAAAGTCCGTTTCAGAAGACTTTGAAGAGCTGTTTGTCAACTTCTACCTCTCCGACCAGACTTATCTGGGCTCCGGGAAGTGCTGCGACTCTCCAAAGGAAGATGTCTGTAAAACAGGTGCTTGCTGTTAA
- a CDS encoding threonine dehydratase translates to MPLFSLQDLEAAHTTVRQFVPETPVYAWPLLKERTGVDVYVKHENHTPTGSFKARGGFTYVDALMKSGEKPNGLVTATRGNHGQSVALGATRNGIPSYIVVPEGNSQEKNAAMRAFGANVIIAGKDFDESRVVAQQLKDEHGYHMVPPFHENLVKGVSTYALELYRAIADLDVVYVPIGMGSGICSLITVRDLLGLKTKIIGVTAQNANAFALSFAAGKAVQTETANTFADGMACRDPQTQPLEIILKGAEDVVSVSETQIAEAMMAYYKDTHNLAEGAGAAPLAALMANRTNLQGKRVATILTGGNIDLTTFLSVMNAHTQETGELASA, encoded by the coding sequence ATGCCGTTGTTTTCTTTGCAAGATCTGGAAGCTGCTCACACCACAGTTCGTCAGTTTGTTCCTGAAACACCTGTTTACGCCTGGCCTCTGCTCAAGGAGCGGACCGGCGTTGATGTCTATGTGAAGCATGAGAACCATACACCAACTGGTTCTTTTAAAGCGCGAGGCGGGTTCACCTATGTTGATGCGCTGATGAAGTCTGGCGAAAAGCCGAATGGCTTGGTCACAGCCACCCGCGGCAACCACGGCCAGTCCGTTGCGCTTGGAGCCACCCGCAATGGCATCCCGTCTTACATTGTCGTGCCTGAAGGCAACTCGCAGGAAAAGAACGCGGCCATGCGCGCTTTCGGGGCCAACGTGATCATCGCAGGTAAGGATTTTGACGAGAGCCGCGTAGTTGCTCAGCAGCTGAAGGATGAGCATGGCTATCACATGGTGCCGCCATTCCATGAGAATCTGGTCAAAGGCGTTTCCACCTATGCCTTAGAGCTCTATCGCGCCATTGCGGATCTGGATGTGGTTTACGTTCCCATCGGCATGGGCTCAGGCATTTGCAGCCTGATCACCGTGCGCGATTTGCTGGGGCTGAAAACAAAGATCATCGGCGTAACGGCTCAAAACGCCAATGCATTCGCTCTATCCTTTGCTGCCGGAAAAGCAGTACAGACAGAAACGGCCAACACTTTCGCTGATGGGATGGCCTGCCGCGACCCGCAAACGCAGCCACTGGAGATTATCCTGAAAGGGGCAGAGGATGTGGTCAGCGTCAGCGAGACCCAGATCGCAGAAGCGATGATGGCCTATTACAAAGACACCCATAACCTCGCCGAAGGCGCCGGCGCAGCCCCACTGGCAGCCTTGATGGCCAACCGCACCAACCTGCAAGGCAAACGCGTCGCCACTATCCTCACCGGCGGCAACATCGACCTCACCACCTTCCTGAGTGTGATGAACGCTCACACGCAGGAAACCGGCGAACTGGCATCAGCCTGA
- a CDS encoding AraC family transcriptional regulator codes for MSLRRDIVSKWKVQLLPSSAYAVSYTAAQASVGFAFESQRGVHSFNSDRRVDFWTRPNSLAFVPEGCAVTSESERGGEYLTFTVPEEHLRPDENALRFNHAISKEAITAAYELRKALLVGELSDVLELEVQLFALLDVVDQVQAGTLNEPLASASMTEARLKRVEELVEAQLSKQISISDLASCVDLSSGFFNRAFKAATGKTPHDYVVERRVARARRLLAKSPESLSDVAYACGFSSHAHMSSTFKKRLGVTPSQLMIS; via the coding sequence ATGAGTTTAAGGCGGGATATTGTCAGCAAGTGGAAGGTGCAGCTGTTGCCAAGCAGTGCCTATGCTGTGTCTTATACTGCCGCTCAGGCCTCTGTCGGGTTTGCGTTTGAGAGCCAGCGTGGGGTTCATTCCTTCAATAGCGATCGCCGGGTTGATTTCTGGACCCGTCCCAACAGCCTCGCCTTTGTACCTGAGGGCTGTGCGGTGACCTCGGAAAGCGAACGGGGTGGCGAGTATCTGACCTTCACGGTTCCTGAAGAGCATCTGCGCCCGGACGAAAATGCCTTACGGTTCAATCACGCTATCTCGAAAGAGGCAATCACAGCGGCCTATGAGCTGCGCAAGGCGTTGCTGGTGGGGGAGCTGTCTGATGTACTGGAACTGGAAGTGCAGCTTTTTGCTCTGCTGGATGTGGTCGATCAGGTGCAAGCAGGCACGTTGAACGAGCCTCTAGCCTCCGCGTCCATGACAGAAGCGCGCCTTAAGCGCGTTGAAGAGCTGGTTGAAGCCCAGCTTTCCAAGCAGATTTCCATTTCAGATCTGGCAAGCTGTGTTGATCTTTCATCTGGCTTCTTCAATCGCGCCTTCAAAGCGGCCACAGGTAAAACGCCCCATGATTATGTGGTGGAGCGGCGCGTGGCGCGGGCGCGCAGGCTTCTGGCCAAGTCGCCAGAAAGTCTCAGCGATGTGGCCTATGCCTGCGGGTTTTCCTCCCACGCGCATATGAGCTCGACTTTCAAGAAACGTCTTGGTGTCACACCCAGTCAGCTGATGATCAGTTAG
- a CDS encoding DUF930 domain-containing protein: MQVLQAERTDYVFVGSNKTYTMLFTFSLLAHLFAFWLLAMSNLPRGFRARPVKSIGVELIGTAQFEKLFAPPVVEEPPTASLSPAPIVEDKPQELPPPVVREESVKGPQPVIADNFQLGRLLEAPENKELKESLVLFDPSDQREQLCNLEVMEQIHLWNESFNPERVVAFAYKDPVVFGDTVTAEGAAFRSKGEWYHLTYKCTWNPTTNLVTALEFLSGDLIPHSEWEDHFLFAQ; this comes from the coding sequence GTGCAGGTGCTGCAAGCAGAACGAACAGACTATGTATTTGTAGGATCAAACAAGACCTACACGATGCTTTTCACCTTCTCGCTGCTGGCGCATCTGTTTGCCTTCTGGCTGCTCGCTATGTCCAACCTGCCTCGTGGATTTCGTGCCCGACCTGTCAAAAGCATTGGGGTTGAACTCATCGGCACGGCCCAGTTTGAAAAGCTGTTCGCCCCGCCCGTTGTTGAGGAACCACCCACGGCCTCCCTCTCCCCTGCCCCGATCGTTGAGGACAAACCGCAGGAGCTGCCACCGCCAGTGGTGCGGGAGGAGTCAGTTAAAGGCCCTCAGCCGGTGATTGCAGACAACTTCCAGCTTGGCCGCCTGCTGGAAGCGCCGGAGAACAAGGAGCTGAAAGAGTCTCTGGTTCTATTTGACCCATCAGATCAGCGTGAGCAGCTGTGTAATCTGGAAGTGATGGAGCAGATCCATCTCTGGAATGAGAGCTTCAACCCGGAACGCGTGGTCGCCTTCGCCTACAAAGACCCGGTGGTCTTCGGCGACACCGTCACCGCAGAAGGCGCCGCCTTCCGTAGCAAAGGTGAATGGTACCACCTCACCTACAAATGCACCTGGAACCCCACCACAAACCTCGTCACCGCCCTGGAATTCCTAAGCGGCGACCTGATCCCCCATAGTGAGTGGGAAGATCATTTCCTGTTTGCTCAGTAG
- the sigZ gene encoding RNA polymerase sigma factor SigZ has product MTLEQIWQEYRAALKAFLHSKLSNPADVDDLLQDILIKTFEKRGELKDQTALKSWLFQVANNAIIDHYRKNATRSDTSAAEDWHKQDAASIEQDLAVCIRPFIASLPEDSAELLTRIDLEGISQKDLAAEMGISYSTLKSRVQKSRNQMRKLYEDCCKMTLDTKGRVADYQEKSDSCRNCEIIFSLFSSSSV; this is encoded by the coding sequence ATGACGCTTGAACAGATCTGGCAGGAGTATCGCGCAGCGCTCAAAGCGTTTTTGCATTCCAAGCTGAGCAATCCAGCGGATGTGGACGATCTTCTGCAGGACATTTTGATCAAGACATTCGAGAAGCGTGGTGAGCTGAAAGACCAGACCGCGCTCAAGTCCTGGCTGTTTCAGGTGGCCAATAATGCCATCATCGACCACTACCGCAAGAACGCCACACGCAGTGACACCTCCGCCGCTGAGGATTGGCACAAGCAGGACGCGGCCAGCATCGAGCAGGATCTGGCTGTGTGCATCCGCCCGTTCATCGCCTCATTGCCTGAGGACAGTGCCGAGCTGCTGACCCGTATTGATCTGGAGGGTATTTCGCAAAAGGATCTGGCCGCAGAGATGGGCATCAGCTACTCCACGCTGAAATCTCGCGTTCAGAAAAGCCGCAATCAGATGCGCAAACTCTATGAGGATTGCTGCAAGATGACGTTGGACACCAAAGGCCGTGTCGCGGATTATCAAGAAAAATCAGATAGCTGCAGAAACTGCGAGATTATTTTTAGTCTTTTCTCGTCCTCGTCCGTCTAA
- a CDS encoding DUF1566 domain-containing protein produces MKKTGLSLIAATLLGSLTALPAFAQLDCSNKPPLQERFTVNGALVKQTGYALEWKRCAEGMAWESETQTCTGEPLELTQDVAASHFAENTEGWRLPTIRELYGLLDSTCAEKEELHAIFPDLAAHAFIDYADFWSATGDRKLEGMYYYLDFVTYALDFHSQGYSLAVRAVRDSK; encoded by the coding sequence ATGAAAAAGACAGGCCTTTCTCTCATCGCCGCCACTTTACTCGGCAGCCTCACAGCTCTTCCAGCCTTCGCGCAACTGGATTGCAGCAACAAACCACCGTTGCAAGAGCGCTTCACCGTCAACGGCGCTTTGGTCAAGCAGACCGGATACGCTCTGGAATGGAAGCGGTGTGCTGAAGGCATGGCATGGGAAAGCGAGACGCAAACCTGTACCGGTGAGCCGCTGGAACTCACTCAGGATGTGGCCGCTTCCCACTTTGCGGAGAACACGGAGGGATGGCGTCTCCCGACTATCCGCGAACTTTACGGCCTTCTGGATTCCACGTGCGCTGAGAAGGAAGAGCTTCACGCCATCTTTCCGGACCTCGCAGCACATGCGTTCATCGACTATGCCGACTTCTGGTCCGCCACGGGTGATCGAAAGCTGGAAGGCATGTACTACTATCTGGACTTCGTCACCTACGCCCTCGACTTTCACAGCCAAGGCTACTCGCTCGCTGTTCGCGCCGTGCGCGACAGCAAGTAA
- a CDS encoding DUF1566 domain-containing protein — MKQLDQPLEWKRCAEGTRWDSKKRRCYGEPLLISQDQAVLRFEDNKNGWRLPTIQELFSLLYSTCANRKELRTLFPDLRLPIFRESAHFWSTTQDEDLTRMYYYLDFKSYALDFHSQGYSLAVRAVRDTN, encoded by the coding sequence GTGAAGCAGCTGGACCAGCCATTGGAATGGAAGCGATGTGCTGAGGGCACCCGATGGGATTCAAAGAAGCGCCGCTGTTATGGCGAGCCGCTGCTGATCTCACAGGATCAGGCCGTGCTGCGCTTTGAGGACAACAAGAACGGCTGGCGCCTGCCAACCATTCAGGAACTCTTCAGCCTGCTCTACTCAACCTGCGCCAACAGGAAAGAGCTGCGCACGCTGTTCCCTGACCTGAGACTACCAATCTTCAGGGAATCCGCGCACTTCTGGTCCACCACGCAAGATGAAGACCTGACGCGCATGTACTACTATCTGGACTTCAAAAGCTACGCCCTCGATTTCCACAGCCAGGGCTACTCCCTCGCCGTCCGCGCCGTCCGCGACACCAACTAA
- a CDS encoding 2-oxoacid:acceptor oxidoreductase subunit alpha, whose protein sequence is MQNGLEHSTAMHELPVSQQPEVDYVRVRFAGDSGDGIQMTGTRLAESAARFGNDIATFPDFPADIRAPSGTIYGVSAYSLNIGHTEVDTFGDETDALVALNPAALRKYLEGVKQNGLLIIDMDAFTERAIAKAGFSGNPLEDGSLTSFRVLPLEITSNTEKALKETGLSAKDARRCKNMWTLGLVLWLFERSTADVEHWIEQKFHKKPEVAKANIMALHAGHLYGEVADLPPDVSRYRIQPAPLMEGEYRSINGNEGMAYGLYAGATLANLELFYGSYPITPASPLLHTMAKLKELGAISFQAEDEIAAICAAIGASYAGHLGVTGSSGPGIALKTEAIGLAIMTELPLVIVNVQRGGPSTGLPTKTEQSDLFQAIWGRNGDAPLPVIAPAHPGECFDMGVEAAKLATKHMTPLMVLTDGYIANASAPWKLPDFSDPAYEPFPVEQVKDPNGFLPYDHDPETMARPWAVPGTAELMHRIGGLEKQAGSGNISYDGENHQLMTQIRAQKLEAIAKSIPPQHVESGKTTGKLALLGWGSSWGPIRVAARRAELEGKSVSHIHLRHLWPLPPNLEELLSGFDRVIIPEMNNGQLATVLRSQMDIPVESVSCVKGRPFLVREIAKIIDDALGA, encoded by the coding sequence ATGCAAAACGGACTGGAACACAGCACTGCTATGCACGAGCTTCCTGTCTCCCAGCAGCCGGAGGTCGACTATGTGCGCGTCCGCTTTGCAGGAGACTCGGGCGACGGCATTCAGATGACGGGCACGCGGCTGGCAGAAAGCGCGGCCAGATTTGGCAATGACATTGCAACCTTTCCTGATTTTCCAGCGGACATCCGTGCCCCAAGCGGCACGATCTATGGCGTTTCAGCTTATTCCCTCAACATCGGCCACACGGAAGTTGATACCTTCGGCGATGAAACCGATGCGCTTGTGGCGCTGAACCCGGCTGCCCTGCGTAAATATCTGGAAGGTGTGAAGCAGAACGGCCTGCTCATCATCGATATGGATGCGTTCACCGAACGGGCCATTGCCAAAGCAGGGTTTTCCGGTAATCCGCTAGAAGATGGCTCTCTCACCAGCTTCCGTGTTCTGCCACTGGAGATCACCAGCAACACAGAAAAGGCGCTGAAGGAGACCGGGCTTTCTGCCAAGGATGCCCGCCGCTGCAAGAACATGTGGACCCTTGGTCTCGTACTTTGGCTATTTGAGCGCTCCACCGCAGATGTTGAGCATTGGATTGAGCAGAAGTTCCACAAAAAGCCAGAGGTCGCCAAAGCCAACATCATGGCTCTGCATGCGGGTCACCTCTATGGCGAGGTAGCTGATCTGCCGCCGGATGTCTCCCGCTACCGCATTCAGCCAGCACCGCTGATGGAAGGGGAATACCGGTCCATCAATGGCAACGAGGGCATGGCCTATGGTCTTTATGCCGGTGCCACCCTTGCCAATCTTGAGTTGTTTTATGGCTCCTATCCAATCACCCCGGCGTCCCCATTGCTGCACACCATGGCAAAGCTGAAAGAGCTGGGTGCGATTTCGTTTCAGGCAGAAGATGAGATTGCCGCCATCTGCGCCGCCATCGGTGCGTCTTATGCTGGTCATCTGGGTGTGACCGGATCTTCCGGTCCGGGTATTGCGCTGAAGACAGAGGCGATCGGTCTTGCCATCATGACTGAGTTGCCATTGGTGATCGTGAATGTGCAACGCGGCGGGCCTTCCACTGGTCTGCCAACCAAAACGGAACAGTCCGATCTGTTCCAGGCCATCTGGGGCCGCAACGGTGATGCACCACTGCCCGTCATTGCGCCCGCCCATCCGGGTGAGTGTTTTGACATGGGTGTCGAAGCAGCCAAGCTGGCGACCAAACACATGACCCCGCTTATGGTGCTGACTGATGGCTACATCGCCAATGCCAGCGCTCCGTGGAAACTGCCGGACTTCAGCGATCCGGCCTATGAGCCGTTCCCCGTTGAGCAGGTTAAAGACCCGAACGGGTTCCTGCCTTATGACCATGATCCTGAGACCATGGCCCGCCCTTGGGCGGTGCCCGGCACGGCCGAGTTGATGCACCGCATTGGCGGGCTGGAGAAGCAGGCGGGCAGTGGCAACATCTCTTATGACGGTGAAAACCACCAGCTCATGACCCAGATCCGCGCACAGAAGCTGGAGGCGATTGCCAAGAGCATTCCGCCGCAGCATGTTGAATCCGGCAAGACCACCGGCAAGCTGGCTTTGCTGGGTTGGGGTTCCAGCTGGGGGCCAATCCGCGTGGCAGCCCGCCGTGCGGAGCTGGAAGGCAAATCCGTCTCTCACATTCACCTACGTCATCTCTGGCCGCTTCCGCCTAATCTGGAAGAGCTGCTTTCTGGCTTTGACCGGGTGATCATTCCGGAAATGAACAACGGGCAGCTGGCTACGGTGCTGCGCAGCCAGATGGACATTCCGGTTGAGAGCGTTTCCTGCGTGAAGGGACGTCCGTTCCTCGTTCGCGAAATTGCAAAAATCATCGACGACGCGCTGGGAGCTTAA